Genomic DNA from Dysidea avara chromosome 10, odDysAvar1.4, whole genome shotgun sequence:
cgctccaaccctagctcgcttcgaactcacccaaaacttaccttcatactagtgtgtttgatactcgagttataGGTGACACTTCCTAATGTTTCTACAACAAAcgaccggctaaataaatatcTGCACGGTGACCGGTGACCGGCTAAACATACACTTCGTATTatattaggccactacaatgagataacttgtttctcatcaacttctcatagagtaacacatgcgggcgggcgggttatctcattattgcacaagccatagctataaattgcaggatgtatatatttgtacaaaaccagtataataaattaatcctttattttaggtTATTGGCTGGGTgcacaccaagcactggtgcacaCTAAGGGTAAAACTCCGACTGAGTTcacataaacttcaacttcagtaacaaagctttcATGTCCTTTACGAGACTTCCACCAGTCTTGGGGTCATGTATCATACCCCAGTACAGCAGCGGTGTTAGCACGTGTAGGCTAGTCAGTTTtattagggggaggggctgtgcaagcttgtggcagaagtagcaacactaaagctactatgactCTTCAGTAAGATATGATGGCCCTCCTAcacatagggcatgcaggtcacagtaccaatgctagtgtatatacactgtagcactcactgttgatgccttggtggttgttgatgctccagaaagcactctaatcaacacagaagtaaaaaaaagCCTCAAAAATagtgtctgtatctcaatgggattgcagttttccatagaaatagtgcttttctatGTGATAATTAAATCCACTAACACTACACTCAAAAAAAAGCCATGCTGCAATCTCGTGCAATAATGAGTTtgcatgggcaaaagaaaattttggtgcgggcggttgatgagaaacaagttatctcattgtagtggccttacttacagcgttcttaaatgtatCGAGATCAATTGTGTCAATGTCAGAAATTTgtagggagttccattgaataatatTTCGatggaggaaggagtatttgtacactaTTTACACCGTGACCGTTAGCTAACCGGTTAAATATTATAAATTTGCTTGCACTTCTTATAGGTTACCTTCTCTCATTGGGTTCAGTGTGCTCGCAAGAGGTCCTTGTTCCCATTCATCTATAGCCTTCAAATAAGGAGTCACTGTTTCACGAATGGCATCATAATGCATGTATTCATCAGTGACAGGAAATTCTTTGTCAAAATGAGATTTCCATTcatcttcgtatttttcttgaAACTCAAGCTGCATTTGAACTTCCTTTTTACGAAACGCTCTTTCCTTTTGGAGATATTCCTCATAAAATTCCGAACGTTTTGTGTTATATTTATCATAGAGGACTTTTTTTGCCTTTTCAAATGCTACTTGTTGCTGTGGGCCAGCACTAGGTCCTGTTCCTTGAGTCAGCAGTTGTTCCCACTTAATAGAAATTCGCGAACCTGTTGCACTATAGTTAGTGGCGCATGGGATAGCATTGTCTACCAGTTCAAAGGTTTTGTAGCTCGCCCATTCAGGGACATCATTAATATCGTACTCGGAATAAAGCAGTTTTTGGCCAGTCGCCATCACGAAGACACCCCCATCACCAAACTTCCTGTTTAGCTTTTGCCAAAGAATACGATTAAAACGCGTGCTGCCGATTATCGATGCTATGTCAGCCAGCTTCATTCTTAGTCAAACTCCAGAGTGATGATTGTGGATGTGAGTGTTTATTTTATTGAGGAAAATATGACATTTCTGGGGTGTCTTCATGCAATCCCGGAAAAACTATTCTACTCGAGAAGCTGTAGAGTACGTGCTGGTATTATGGGACAGCAGGGGTTATGGGACACCTTGACGAATCACCACGATTTTTGCATCAATTACCCTCCATGATGAAGTAAACATACCATGTAAATATGGGCTAAATTAAGTTGCCTGGTTTTGCAGTACATATGATTTATCGCAAAATTTAGCCTAACTGCAATCAGGTAAATTCTGAACGCTGCACATTTTCGCACTACTATGTATACTAATACTAGCTAGCTCCATTTTCTGCTAGAATGAGTACTCTAAGAACCTTCAAATGTGAGAAATGCCAAATTTTTACCGGTTTGGTTGGTTAAAATTCACCTCACTAACCTCTGTTAGTAGCATAGCTTGCAGAATAAAGGGGGCGTGGCTTAAATCTTTTCCAATGTTTAACATCCTAAGTGAGTTGAAACTGACATTAGAATGTTTCACTCATGAATTAATGCAGTAAAACGTTTTTAAAGTCAAGTGTCTCATAATTGCTGCAAGTGTCGCATAATTGTTTAATTGACTGTATTTTGTTTATTCAGCATTTCTTGCTGATATAGCTACCATGATTTGAAAAATTTACTACACCAATAAATAGAGCAATAGTGACTGTAACTACATCCCAAGTTTCAATGCTTTGGGTGATTTATATGGGGTGCCATATGTCTCAAAActccaaaaattgagatctaaactaaatatcgtcgatatttactaaacatcgacgatatttactaaacatcgacgactttgctaaatatcgacgacttttgctaaacatcgatgatatttactaaacatcgacgacatttactaaacattgatgacatttgctaaacatcgacgatatttaacAATTCACCTGCTTTTTCGTTTCAATTTTCTGCGAATCCTTCAGTATAATaatcagaggcgtagctaaggggggggcaagggggggggcatttgccccccatcactaaatgatttttttaaaccttcgtcacaagtttaccagtattaaactgacacgcaaatgactgtaaattaggccactacaatgagataacttgtttctcatcaacttctcagagagtaacacatgcgggcgggcgggttatctcattatctcattattgcacaagccatagcatatttgtacaaaaccagtataataatcctttatttttAGGCTATTGGCAGGATgcacaccaagcactggtgcacactgagggtaaaattccaagtagcgatttccaacctaccaatttttcacacatatttttgcttcttaaattatacaccttc
This window encodes:
- the LOC136236141 gene encoding uncharacterized protein, which translates into the protein MKLADIASIIGSTRFNRILWQKLNRKFGDGGVFVMATGQKLLYSEYDINDVPEWASYKTFELVDNAIPCATNYSATGSRISIKWEQLLTQGTGPSAGPQQQVAFEKAKKVLYDKYNTKRSEFYEEYLQKERAFRKKEVQMQLEFQEKYEDEWKSHFDKEFPVTDEYMHYDAIRETVTPYLKAIDEWEQGPLASTLNPMREEFKSYLRTVTSPGVGNVLKYYDVSMIPGNWYQWFDPSQPDDDDQWDTITVDESQDDNEQHNLYKALGGSKDTSAEKDNDDDDSNNNSNHKSDLKVQLSLNLNNFKIPGEQSGSWSTGELSSKNKGSFPMLSTQMIVAKDFNFTATKHSQTVNGSTDDGTFNFGAGDYTQETSYKTSVTFKGTKVIGYSCILLPKYPK